A genomic window from Vicia villosa cultivar HV-30 ecotype Madison, WI unplaced genomic scaffold, Vvil1.0 ctg.001013F_1_1, whole genome shotgun sequence includes:
- the LOC131632748 gene encoding uncharacterized protein LOC131632748 — MARPLEKISDINDEKELWKVAVKIHHKWSVISNNKEHFEMVVYDSEGSDIHVIVPPVYRQNFDSLFVVHDTYTIANFQVQLNDLLFKPSAHKYLLKFTGGTKVGDRNVHQIQEKACRLTPFLDILTGKWNKDQLLDVIGVVDEIGYTQVQVGSKKQQVNFVIRDLSNNTITVTLWEAYALQFINYVEQQVDTAIPVVIMIQYAKVKEAFGKYPLSVTNTYNVTKVSINEDMETIKQFAKMLTQDTIVAVSGLRSQQSQGRSQNLYSSRQSPTQKLLSNAVLLPLEQIVKLKDACHECPNKVTGDKPPYKCVKGHDTETAIFRYKIEVGVLHAGTKCKFVLWDKESEELLEVSAAHMRETMFQAGIFDPLDFPLALDKLLDQELAFKVKWQPDWSNCSVIMLVKEKPIVDQLKAEWVDATTVNTQQLSAPVNHIKESVDEAVPIDDSDIVTDPEITSKLHGEPLTPTAKRQSPDPSIESTGHATHSEGDLSSTKLKKPTIITRKLVKIEK; from the exons ATGGCACGACCGTTGGAAAAGATCTCTGATATTAACGATGAAAAGGAACTTTGGAAAGTTGCTGTTAAAATACATCACAAATGGAGTGTCATCTCTAACAACAAAGAACATTTCGAGATGGTTGTTTATGATTCTGAG ggaAGTGATATTCATGTTATCGTACCTCCCGTTTATAGGCAGAATTTTGATTCGCTGTTTGTTGTTCATGATACTTACACTATTGCAAACTTCCAAGTTCAGCTGAATGATCTGCTGTTCAAACCTTCTGCTCACAAGTACCTCCTTAAATTTACTGGTGGGACAAAAGTTGGGGATAGAAATGTACATCAGATTCAGGAAAAGGCTTGCAGGCTCACTCCTTTCCTTGATATTTTAACTGGGAAATGGAATAAAGATCAACTTTTAG ATGTTATCGGAGTGGTTGATGAAATTGGGTACACACAGGTCCAGGTGGGAAGTAAAAAGCAACAGGTCAACTTTGTCATTCGCGACTTGAG CAACAACACTATAACGGTTACGTTATGGGAGGCGTACGCGTTGCAGTTTATCAACTACGTTGAACAGCAGGTCGATACTGCAATTCCTGTTGTGATTATGATTCAATATGCCAAAGTCAAAGAAGCTTTTG GCAAATATCCTCTATCTGTTACCAATACTTACAATGTCACCAAAGTGTCTATTAATGAAGACATGGAAACAATCAAACAATTTGCTAAAAT GCTTACACAGGATACTATAGTGGCTGTCTCGGGACTTCGCAGCCAGCAGTCTCAGGGAAGGTCGCAAAACTTATACAGTTCTCGCCAATCACCTACCCAAAAATTGTTGTCTAATGCTGTTCTTCTTCCTCTTGAGCAAATCGTTAAACTCAAAGAC GCATGCCATGAATGCCCGAACAAAGTGACTGGTGATAAACCTCCCTACAAGTGTGTCAAGGGACATGACACTGAAACTGCCATTTTCAG GTATAAAATAGAGGTGGGTGTTCTTCATGCTGGTACAAAATGCAAGTTTGTTTTGTGGGACAAGGAGAGTGAAGAACTATTGGAAGTCTCGGCTGCTCATATGCGCGAAACCATGTTTCAG GCTGGAATATTTGATCCCCTCGATTTTCCACTGGCACTTGACAAGCTCCTGGATCAGGAGCTTGCCTTCAAAGTCAAGTGGCAACCAGATTGGTCTAATTGCTCGGTCATCATGTTAGTGAAAGAGAAACCTATTGTGGATCAACTAAAAGCTGAATGGGTGGATGCAACTACAGTTAATACACAACAGCTTTCCGCCCCTGTGAACCAT ATCAAAGAGAGTGTTGATGAGGCTGTTCCTATTGATGATTCAGACATCGTTACG GATCCTGAAATAACTTCCAAATTGCACGGTGAACCACTCACACCTACGGCTAAAAGACAGAGCCCCGATCCATCCATTGAATCTACAGGTCATGCAACACACAGTGAAGGAGATTTGTCTTCCACTAAACTTAAGAAACCGACCATAATCACTAGGAAATTGGTGAAGATTGAAAAATAG
- the LOC131632749 gene encoding uncharacterized protein LOC131632749 gives MDQLYFDGMAISSRLGFPDLFITFTCNPNWPEITRLLSPKNLKPHDRPDIVAKVFNIKFKELMVDLTKKHILGKVMAFMYTIEFQKRGLPHAHILIFLHPQSKYPTPSDIDNIIYAEIPDPEIHPALYALVKSHMIHGPCGLSRPDSRCMRNRQCSKYYPKNFIEDTVVNAEGYPLYRRRSNTHVITKNNIKLDNRNVVPYNTRLLLKYQAHINMEWCNQCTSIKYLFKYIHKGYDRIGASVVASKANTGQQHECVDEIKQYLDCRYVSPSEACWRIFSYKVHGRKPAVERMFFHLIGEKVVYYKDCEQMEHVLESASVTESMFTSWLVANATYAEAWSLTYGEFVTKFVYVKRNRMWKPRKRGFTIGCLVWVPPTTGELFYLRMMLTVAKGPTCYEDIRRVGETQYDTFREACFAMGFLDDDREYICALKEASAWGTGHYLRKLFVVMLLSGAVNRPAHVWKESWILLADGLLYEQKQIANNPDLTLPDDAIKQLTLIEIEKMLQLNHRTLHDFKPIPYPNDYVIQQLGNRLIYDERQYNIQDMKAEFDKLFKCLTDKQRKIFDQIMDAVNKQQGGVLFLHGYGGTGKTYMWRTLASALRSKHEICLTVATSGIASLLLPGGRTAHSKFKLPVPCVENSTCKINFNDPSAGLLREAKLIIWDEAPMAHKYCFETLDRTLKDVMSNYGNSDTIFGGKVVIFGGDFHHILPVVPGGSRSDIVHSTINASYVWHYVKVLNLTKNMRLSSGPTEQDKKEIADFSDWLLKIGEGRISEPNDGYANIDIPPELLITDFDDPIQAIVEREIIDYYSSNSVDRSEIHDSNILQVLSPEFLSSLRTSGLPNHHLKLKVGTPIMLMRNIDQSQGLCNGTRLIITNMAAHVLEAKLMGDNNNGKVIYIPRMDMSPSQSPWPFKLSRRQFPVIVAYAMTINKSQGQSLDWVGLYIPRDVFTHGQIYVAVSRVTTKRGIKILIHDDKNIPKLSTCNVVYKEVFNNI, from the exons ATGGATCAACTGTACTTCGATGGTATGGCCATTTCAAGCAGATTGGGGTTCCCAGATTTGTTTATCACGTTCACATGCAACCCAAATTGGCCTGAGATTACCCGGTTGTTGTCCCCGAAAAACTTAAAACCCCATGATAGGCCAGACATTGTTGCTAAAGTTTTCAACATCAAGTTTAAAGAGCTTATGGTTGACCTAACAAAAAAACATATTCTTGGAAAAGTTATGGCAT TTATGTATACAATTGAGTTTCAAAAGCGAGGCTTACCCCATGCACACATTTTGATCTTCTTGCACCCCCAAAGCAAGTATCCAACTCCGTCCGACATTGATAACATAATTTACGCAGAGATTCCTGATCCTGAAATTCATCCTGCTTTATACGCACTAGTGAAATCCCATATGATTCATGGACCGTGCGGTCTTTCGCGACCTGATTCACGCTGTATGAGAAATCGGCAATGTTCTAAATATTATCCAAAAAATTTCATCGAAGATACGGTTGTTAATGCTGAAGGTTATCCATTATATAGAAGAAGATCAAACACCCATGTCATTACTAAAAATAATATCAAGTTGGATAATAGAAATGTTGTCCCCTATAACACTCGGTTATTGTTGAAATATCAAGCACATATTAATATGGAATGGTGTAACCAATGCACTTCTATCAAGTATCTATTCAAATACATTCACAAAGGATATGACAGAATTGGTGCAAGTGTGGTTGCTTCTAAGGCAAACACCGGACAACAACATGAATGTGTAGATGAGATCAAACAATATCTCGATTGTAGGTATGTTTCTCCGAGTGAGGCGTGTTGGCGAATATTTTCATACAAGGTTCATGGAAGGAAACCTGCTGTTGAGCGAATGTTTTTCCATCTCATCGGTGAAAAGGTTGTCTATTATAAAGATTGTGAACAAATGGAGCATGTATTAGAGAGTGCAAGCGTAACAGAATCCATGTTCACGTCTTGGCTTGTAGCAAATGCAACATATGCGGAAGCCTGGTCATTGACATATGGTGAATTTGTTACAAAGTTTGTTTATGTTAAGAGAAACAGAATGTGGAAGCCACGTAAAAGAGGGTTCACTATCGGATGTTTGGTGTGGGTTCCACCGACAACCGGTGAACTTTTCTATTTGAGGATGATGTTGACAGTGGCTAAGGGCCCAACTTGCTATGAAGATATCAGGAGGGTCGGTGAAACACAATATGACACCTTTAGAGAAGCATGCTTTGCTATGGGATTCTTAGATGACGATCGAGAATACATATGTGCGTTAAAGGAGGCAAGCGCTTGGGGGACAGGTCATTATCTTAGAAAGCTGTTTGTTGTTATGCTTTTATCAGGTGCTGTAAACCGTCCTGCCCATGTATGGAAGGAATCATGGATTCTATTAGCCGATGGTCTCTTGTACGAACAAAAACAAATTGCCAACAATCCAG ATTTGACATTACCGGATGATGCAATCAAGCAGCTGACATTGATAGAGATTGAAAAAATGTTGCAACTTAACCATCGCACCCTGCATGATTTCAAGCCCATACCTTATCCGAATGACTATGTTATTCAACAACTGGGAAACCGGCTTATTTACGATGAAAGACAGTACAATATCCAGGACATGAAGGCGGAATTTGATAAGCTATTCAAGTGTCTCACTG ACAAACAGAGGAAGATTTTCGACCAAATCATGGATGCCGTCAACAAACAACAAGGTGGTGTCCTCTTCCTGCACGGTTACGGCGGAACCGGTAAGACATATATGTGGAGAACACTTGCAAGTGCATTGAGATCTAAGCATGAGATTTGTCTAACTGTTGCAACAAGTGGGATAGCATCTCTTTTGTTGCCAGGGGGTCGTACAGCTCATTCCAAGTTCAAGTTGCCAGTTCCATGTGTTGAGAACTCGacttgcaaaattaatttcaatgacCCTAGCGCTGGTCTTCTAAGGGAGGCAAAGCTGATTATATGGGACGAGGCCCCAATGGCACACAAATATTGTTTTGAAACGCTGGACAGGACTTTGAAGGATGTCATGAGTAATTACGGTAACTCCGATACTATTTTCGGAGGCAAGGTTGTGATTTTTGGTGGGGATTTTCATCATATATTACCCGTTGTACCTGGAGGAAGTCGTTCTGACATTGTCCATTCAACAATTAACGCTTCCTACGTTTGGCATTATGTTAAAGTATTGAATTTGACCAAAAACATGCGTCTATCCTCCGGACCAACTGAGCAAGATAAAAAGGAAATTGCGGATTTCTCTGATTGGCTTTTAAAGATAGGAGAGGGACGAATTTCTGAACCTAACGACGGTTATGCTAACATTGACATACCACCCGAACTTTTAATTACAGACTTCGATGACCCTATTCAAGCTATAGTGGAGA GGGAAATAATAGATTACTACAGCTCTAACTCAGTGGATCGATCAGAAATCCATGACAGCAATATTCTTCAGGTCCTTAGCCCAGAATTCCTCAGCTCCTTAAGAACTTCTGGCCTACCCAACCATCACTTAAAGTTAAAGGTTGGAACACCAATCATGCTTATGCGAAACATTGATCAATCCCAAGGTCTGTGTAATGGGACAAGGCTTATAATAACTAATATGGCTGCTCATGTGCTTGAGGCTAAATTGATGGGTGATAACAATAATGGGAAAGTTATATACATCCCGCGAATGGATATGTCCCCGTCTCAATCACCTTGGCCATTCAAGTTATCAAGACGACAATTTCCTGTTATTGTAGCCTACGCCATGACCATTAACAAATCTCAAGGCCAATCGTTGGATTGGGTTGGACTCTATATACCTCGAGATGTTTTCACACATGGACAGATTTATGTTGCCGTTTCACGAGTTACAACTAAAAGAGGTATCAAGATATTGATACATGATGATAAAAACATCCCAAAGCTTTCAACATGTAATGTTGTATATAAGGAGGTTTTTAACAACATATAG